TGGGTCCAGACAAGTTCTCGCAGTGGTTGCGGCAGGACAAGCAGATTCACTACACAGACACCACCTTTAGAGATGCGCACCAAAGCCTGTTGGCTACCCGCATGCGAACCTTTGACCTCATGAAAGTGGCAGAGGCCTACGCCAAAATGCATCCGCAGACCTTCAGTATGGAAGTCTGGGGCGGTGCCACCTTTGACGTTTGCCTCCGCTTCCTGCATGAAGACCCGTGGGACAGATTGCGCCAATTGCGCCAGGCCATTCCCAACATCCTGCTGCAAATGCTCATCAGGGGCTCCAACGGGGTGGGGTACAAGGCGTATCCAGACAATTTGATTGAGGCGTTCGTGGAGAAAAGCTGGGAGACGGGCGTAGACCTTTTCCGGATTTTTGACTCCCTCAACTGGATGCCGGGCATGGAATCCTGTATTAACTTCGTGCGTAAGCGTACCCAAGGCTTAGCTGAAGGCTCCATTTGCTACACCGGTGACATTCTCAACCCCGCCAAAACCAAATACACCCTGGACTATTACCTGCGCCTGGGCAAACAACTGGAAGACGCCGGCGCGCACATTATTGCCATCAAAGACATGGCCGGCCTGCTTAAGCCGTACGCCGCCAAAGAACTGGTAACCGCCTTGCGTGATACCGTCAAGCTGCCCATTCACCTGCACACCCATGACACGGCCTCTATTCAGGCGGCCACGTACATGAAAGCCATTGAAGCCGATGTAGATGTGATTGACGTGTGCCTGGGTTCTATGTCGGGATTGACGTCTCAGCCTAACTTCAACTCAGTAGTGGAGATGATGCAGTTCCAGGACCGCCACCGCGACTTTGACATGAAGAGCCTCAACGAGTTCTCCAACTACTGGGAAACCGTGCGCGAGTACTACTATCCGTTTGAAAGCGGCCTGAAAGCCGGCACCGCCGAAGTATACCGCCATGAGATTCCGGGAGGGCAGTATTCTAACCTGCGTCCGCAGGCACAAGCACTGGGCTTAGGCGAAAAATGGGAACAGATCAAGGAGACGTACACTGAGGTGAATCAACTCTTCGGGGATGTCATCAAAGTGACGCCTAGTTCTAAAGTGGTAGGCGACATGGCGCTGTATTTGGTCAGCAACAACCTCACCACCGTAGACGTGCTGGAGAAAGGCGACCAGATTTCATTCCCAGAGAGCGTGCAGTCGTTCTTTAAAGGAGACATTGGCCAACCCGAAGGTGGATTCCCTAAGAAATTGCAAAAATTGGTCTTGAAAGATGAGCAGCCCTACACCGACCGTCCCAATGACCACCTGCCGCCGCTGGACATTGACGCCACATATGAGGAGTTCAGAGAAAAGTTTGGCCGTAACCGCAACTTCCTGGATTATCTTTCCTATCAGCTGTACCCTAAAGTTTGGGAAGGCTACTGCCAGCACGAGGCCCAGTACGGCGATGTCTCCAAACTACCTACCCGCGTGTTCTTCTACGGCATGCGCCAAGGCGAGGAGTACATCATTGACATGGCCAAGGGCAAGTCCATCATTGTGCAGTACATGTCCATGACCGAGCCCGACCAGGACGGAAACCGGACGGTGTTCTTCAAGCTCAACGGCCAGACCCGCAACATTGAGGTGCGGGACAAATCCATCAAGGTGGAGAGCCGGGAGAACCGTAAAATAGAGAAAGGCAATGCCAAGCAATTGGGTGCCCCGTTGCAAGGGCTTTTGTCTAAGGTGTTGGTGCAGAAAGACCAGCAAGTGAAACGCAATACGCCTCTGTTCATCATTGAAGCCATGAAAATGGAAACCACCATCACGGCCCCTGAAGACATGGTGGTGGCAGACGTGCACCTCACAGACGGCACCCTGGTGCAGGCAGATGATCTGGTGATCAGTTTGAACTAGCCTGTTTCTTGGGTAAGGTTAATCTTCCGTTTTTGGCCTCTTTTCCAGAAAAGAGGCCAAAAACGGAAGATTTTTTACAAGCGGGCCGTAGGGGTGAAAAGCGCGTAAAAGGTCTTATACACTCACGCATAAATTACTTCTATGAAAAAGATCTTCGTGTTGTTTTCTTTTCTGGTGGTCACCGCAGCCACGGCACAAGCGCAGATTTCGCTGGGGCTAAAAGCCGGTATCAGTTCCTCTAGCGTTGACATCAAGAATGCGTCCAGCAATACGGCGCAGTTCAAGGAAGATGACAACATCACCGGCTTTCATGCCGGGGCCTTCGCCCGCATCCAGTATATGGGCTTTCATGTGCAGCCAGAGGCCGTTTTCTCTGCGTCTGGCGGTAAGGTAGAAATTCAGGAGGCAGTTTCAGGAGACAAGACCGTAGAGGAGATTGGCTTTTCGCACTTAGACGTTCCGGTGTTGTTTGGCTATACCTTCCTGAAAGTGGCCAGAGTGTACGCCGGTCCGGTGGCTTCCATTCTCATCAACAGTGACTTTGGCGATGAAAAAGTAGACAAGTACTTTGATTCTGCTGACTGGGGTTTTCAGGTGGGCGCGGGTCTTGACATTTCCAGACTCTCCGCCGATGTGCGCTACGAGCGTCTTTCCCGTTCCTACGCAGATGACGCCAGCAATAAATTTGATGTGGCCGGTCAGCAGATCATTCTCAGCCTGGGCTACAAGTTCATTGGCAAATAATCCCCTAGCACATCCCAACCTAAATTTTGAAGGAAGAGCCCCAAAAAGGCTCTTCCTTTTTTTATGGCTTAGTCCTGAGGATGGAAAATGAAAGTACCTAACATATCAACTTTTACCTTGATAAAACCCAAACAAAAATAAATAGTATACAGAATTTTGCCACTTTGCCGTTGCTTTCCTTTCTTTAGTAAAAAGTAGTAATTTTGTTTCTTCTACCTGGTCATTCTGGTAGAAAGAATCCTTTCCTCTTTCCAGCATCCCCCACAAAAAGAGGCTTTTAAGCGTTTGCCGGGCATTTTCCTTTCCATGGCAGGCAGTGTACAGTTAAGGTGTTATGAAGCATGGCTGACGTGTAATGCCTGGTCTGCAGCATGACCTTTTTGATATCCCTTGTTCAAACCATTCATTTTATGATGAAAAGACTACTTCTTCTCTTTTTGGGCTGTGTTGGCTACTTCACCAGCCAGGCGCAGATTGCCCAGGTAAACCCTGCTGCTGCGCCGGTGGAGGACAGCGCGGCCCTTGCCAAGGCCGCCGACCTAGCGTTGCTGGCAGACAAGCTGTACAAAGCCGGGTTGGAGGCCATAAGCCAGAAGGAATACCGCACGGCAGTAATTGACCTGGATTCAGCCATTGCCCTGCAACCCACCTTTGAGCAGGCGTTCATGGGCCGCGCCGCCGCTTATTTAGAACTGAAGGAAGTGCAGCGCGCCATTGACGACTACAGCAAAGTAGTTGCCTTGAATGAAAAGAACGCGCAAGCCTACTTCAGCCGGGGCCGGGCTAAATATCAGTTGCAGGACAAGGCCGGTGCCGCTGCAGATTATCAATTATCCCTGGCCGCTGATCTCAACTTTTACCAGGCCCTTTACCATCGGGGTGGTCTGCACTTTGAAAACGGAGACTACAAGGCCGCTGTGGAAGACTATTCCGGGGTTATAAAAATCAATGCAAGGAACGGGTACGCCTATCATGACCGGGGCACTGCCAAACGCTTGCTGAATGACCAGGAGGGCGCTTTGGCAGATTACCGAAAGGCCATTGAGGTAAACCCAGACATCGCCATTGCCTACGTGAGCCTGGGAAATTACAAGTTGGGCAAGAAGGACTACATGGGAGCCATAGAGGAGTTCTCCCGCGCCATTGAGCGCAAGAAAGACTATTCCCTGGCGTACAACAACCGCGGCAGGGCCAAGTTTGAAACCGGTGATTACAGCGGAGCGTTGGCAGACTTCACCAAGGCCGTGCAGCTGAACCCGCAGTCTGCGTTTGCCTTCAATAACCGGGCGGCCGCTAAATACAAGCTGCAGGATTACCGAGGGGCGCTGGAAGACTGCAACTCAGCGGTGCAATTGAACCCAGAATACGGCTACGCCTATTTTAATAGGGGCAACGCCAAAGAAATGCTGCGCGATGCCAGCGCGTGTCAGGATTGGGAAAAGGCTGTTACCCTCAAAGTACCCGCTGCCCAAGCGTATCTGTTGTTTTGCCCAGAAAAATAGTCTTTCCAAACACCTCTAGCTAAATCCCCAGACATGAAGAAATTACCTTTTCTACTGGCTTGCGCCTTGAGTGCGCACCTGGCCACGGCCCAGAACGTGGAGTTTGTGAAAGAGAACTTCCCCCAGAACAAAGAAGGCTTTAAAGAAGCCAAAAAGCGGCTGGACGAAGGGAATGATATTTTTGCCGCCACCTCTAAGAAAACAGATGACGCCTACCGTAAAAAGTTTTACAAAGACGCCATTGCTCCTTACCTGGACGCTTACGCGGTCAACCCCAACAATGCCGTCCTCAATTACCGGTTGGGTGTGGCCTATCTGTTTTCAGACCAGAAAGCGAAGGCCCTGCCTTACCTGGAGAAAGCCAAAAAACTGAACCCTGCCATTGATCCAGAACTGAGTTTCTATCTGGCCAGAGCCTACCAGATGAACCTGGAATGGCAGAAAGCAACCACAGATTACAAGAAATACCTGGCCACGCTCTCTACAGACAAAGGCAGGGCCAAGGTAGACGTGGTGAATAAATACATAAGGGAATGCCTGTCTGGCGAAAAACTGCAGAAAAAGCCGGTACGGGTGTTTATTGACAACGCCGGCGAGGCACTCAACTCCAAGTTCGCGGACACGCAACCCGTGGTCTCCGCAGATGAAACCGTGCTTCTGTTCTCTTCGCGTAGAGAGATGATGCCAGACGGCAAAGCCCAGCCAGAGAAGCCAAAGGTGCCCCATGATGACATTTACATCTCTACCAAAGTGAACGGTCAATGGACGGCAGCCAAACCCCTGGATTCTAAGATCAACACAGACAAGAACGAGCAGGTGGTGGCCATATCACCAGACGGGCAGCGCTTTCTGTTTGTGAGCGATGAGAATGAGGGCAACGTGTTTGAGTGCGTGCTCAAAGGAAAAGAGTGGGACAAGCCAGAAGGATTTGGGAAGGAGATCAATTCCAACGGCAGAGAATCTTGGGCTACTTATTCTTATGACGGCAAGACCATCTACTTTGTAAGCGACCGCGAAAACGGCATTGGCAAGGGAGACATTTACTTTACCACGCTAGACGCCAAAGGCAACTGGAGCAAACCGGTCAATGCGGGTCCCAAGATCAATACGGCCTATGAAGAAGGATCAGTGTTCATGATGCCAGACGGCAAAACGCTGTATTTTAGTTCTGAGGGCCACAACTCCATGGGTGGCTTTGATCTCTTCAAAAGTGTGCTGGAAAACGGACAATGGTCTGAACCGGAGAACCTGGGTTACCCCATCAACACGCCAGATGATGACGTTTTCCTGAGCATCACCGCCAACGGCCGTTACGGGTACATGGCCTCTAACCGCCTGGAGAAGAGTCAGGGCGAAAGCGACCTCTACCGCATCACGTTCTTAGGCGCAGAAAAGCACATGGTCCTGAGCACCGAGGATGACCTTATTGCCAGCACCTCTTTGCAAGTGGCCCAACCGGTGCAGCTGCCTGCCCTTGACTTAAAAACGCCCCAGAGCATTCTGGTGGAAGGGGCCGTGCTAGATGCCAAAACGCAAAAGCCCCTGGAGGCCACCGTAGAAGTGATTGACAACGCCCGCAAGGAAGTTATTGCCACCTTTACCACCAACAGCGCCACTGGAAAGTATCTGGTCTCATTGCCGGCAGGAAAGAACTATGGCCTGGCCATTAGGAAAGACGATTATGTGTTCTATTCAGAGAATTTCCAGTTGCCGGCCGCCAGCACGTTTAGACAAGTGCACCAGCCGGTAAAACTTCAACCCTTGGAACCGGGTAGCACCCTGGCTATGCAAAACATTTTCTTTGAGGAAGGAAAAGCCATCCTGCTGCCCGAGTCTACCCATGAGCTGAAAGCGTTGGTGGCCTTGCTGAATGACAAGAAAAGCCTTAGAGTAGAGGTTGCCGGTCTTACCTTATCCAAAGACGCACCTCAGCCTTTGTCTGAAAGTAGGGCCAAAGCCATTCTTGATTATTTGGTAGCCAACGGCATCAATGTCAAACGTTTGCAAGCCAAAGGGTATGCGTATGGAGAGCCTGCCGCAGAAACCCCAGGCACTGCAAAAGACGTAAGGCTAGAGTTACGGTTTTTAAGCAAGTAAAAGGATCATCTTTATAAAACGGAAAGGCGGCGCCCTGCTACAGGGCGCCGCCTTTCCGTTTTTGGCCTGTTTCCTGGAAAAGAAGCCAAAAACGAACTTATTTAGGCAATCTCACGCTCACCCCGCCGCCTACAAAGAAATCAGGCGCGGAGCTGGAAAGGCCTAAGCCCACGGAGGTGTCCAGTTGCAGGTTGGGCAAAATCTGGAACGTAAAGCCGCCGTCCAGTTGGTGTTGCCAGTTCTCCTGCTTCGGTTTCTGGCCAAACACTTCTATAAACGCGCCCAGCCTGTCTGTCACCTCACGAGCCAGTGACAAGGTGTAAATGGCTTGGCCCGCCGCTTTGTCTGGGGCCCATTCATAGCCCACGTTGTACCCAAGGCTTAGCTTTTCTGACAAGGTATGCGACAGGGAGAACCTGAAATCTGGCACTACATACGCGGGCCGGAACTCTGGTTTGCCCGTTCGTAGGGTGAGATGCCCAATGAAGGCCATTTCTGGTAGGAGCCCTTGCTCTTCGGCTATCTTTATCTTGGTGCCCACAGCCACCGGACCCATGCCGTTTATGCTGCCCGCATGAGAGTCTTTTCCTTTAATAGAGAGGTGTTCCACCAACAGGCGGAGTTCCAAGGAAGGCAGGAGGCCGTACCGTACCAGAATGGTAGGTACCAGTTGTGAAACAGTGGTGATGCCTTCCTGTTTGTTCACCTGCCTGAGCCAGCCGGCCTCAATCTGTACAAAGCCTTTAGGGACCAGGCTGGAGGCTTCCGTCTGGTCTGGCCGGTCCGTTTCAATTGACTTTAAAGAGTCCGCCGGAATAGCTTGTCCCTTAGCCAAACTTATTGAAATTAAAAGCCAAAATAGAAAAGCCAAAATCTTTTTCATACGTACAAGCGGATGGTTTTACTTCCCGCAAACCTAGGTAAATTTAGATACGTCTAAAAATAAAAATCAGTTCGTCTAATTCTCATTTAATCAATTTTTTCTTGCCAAAGTGGAAGTCCGGCCTTAATTTGCTTTTTGAATAATGCCCGTCATACCAGCGAAAACCTTCTTATAAGGCACTTTCTGGAGGCTTTTGACACCGTGGGCCACAGTTTTAGCCAATCCGTAAATGTTTATAGCACTCAGTACTTTTACTATAGCCAATGACATGGCACCGGCGGTGAAAGAGGCCTTTGTGAACCGCCCTGGTTTAGTGGAAGGAGCCCCCGGATTCATTCGCCTGCAGGTAATTTCGCCCACAGACAATCCCCAGGAAATCTGGCTCATTACCCAATGGACAGATGAGGAAAGTTATAAGGTCTGGCACCGCAGCCACCTGTACCATGCCTCGCACAGCGGGATTCCCAAAGGTTTGAAGCTGGTGCCAAGATCGGCGAAGGTCAGGTTTTTTGAACATATCTGCGAATAGAAGAGAGGAAAGCAGACATGCCAGAAAACAGAAGAAAAGCAGCGGCGTTACTAAAGCGTCTGGAACCCGAGTTGGTGGAGCAAACCCTGGCCCTGGTCTATGCCCAGAACCCAGACATGGAGGCCCGCTACGGCGAGTACGGCAAAGAGAAGTGCCGGCAAGACACCCACTACCATTTCTCCTACCTGATAGAATCTGTGGGTTCTGGCAGTTCGGCGTTGTTCAATGATTATGTGTTGTGGGCCCAGCAGGTGCTGGAAACCCGCCATTTGCCTGTTAAAGACCTGCACGCGCATTTGGGTGCGCTCAAAGACGTGGTTACTCAGAACCTGCCCATAGACCATTATGTGCTGGTGGCCAACCACCTCAATAGCGCCTTGCACGTGCTGGAAGAGAGACACGGCCTTCCGCCAGAGACAGAACCGATTCTTAGTGATGTGGCCCAACAATACCTTGACTTTCTGCTAAATGGAAAGCGCCACCAGGCCATTGAACTGGTTTTAAATGAAGTGGAGAAGGGCGTGCCTATAAAAGAAATTTACCTCACGGTGTTTCAGGCGGTGCAGCACCAGATTGGCCGGCTCTGGCAACTAAACAAGATAAGCGTGGCCCAGGAACATTTTTGTACCGCTGCCACGCAGTGGGCCATGTCGCAACTATATCCGCAGGTCTTCGGCTCAGAAAGGAACGGCTTGAAACTGGTGTCTACCTGCGCCTCCGGCGATTTGCATGAACTGGGCGTGCGCATGGTCAGCGACTTTTTTGAAATGGAAGGCTGGGATACGTACTACCTGGGTTCTAACGTGCCGGTGCATAGCCTGCTCAGCGCCCTAAGGGACCAAAAACCAGACCTCTTGCTTTTGTCAGCCACCATGACCTACCACGTGCCTGCGGTAGAAGCAGCCATTGAGGCGGTAAAAAAAGCCCAGGACTTGCAGGACATTAAAATAATGGTGGGCGGCTATCCGTTTAATACCGCAGAAGGGCTCTGGCAACAAGTAGGCGCAGACGGACACAGTAAAAACGCCCAGGAGGCGCTGGAATTGGCGCAGGAGCTAATAAAAAAGTAACTCAAAAGAGAAGGAGAGGGTTTGGAAAGAAAGAACGGGATGGTGTGGCGATGTTCACTGGAAGGGACGGTTTTGGAGGTGGTCTCCACAGATTTTCCCAATCTTGCTCCAGAGCCTGCAGGCAAATCGTTTATGGAAGGTCTCAGCAAGTCTTCAAGGGACTTGGCCAGCGTCTGGTTCCAGAAGTTTCCAGCCAGTGTCAGCCTTCTGCCCAACGTCCGGTTTGCCAATGATCCCACGGGGCAGGCATTTACAGTAGGCCTTACCAAAGTGGGCGAGGAGTTCTGGATGTTCTGGAGTACTGCGCAGGCCATGCTCCCGCTACCACCACAATTGTCTGGCACCCATTACCAGGAGGACGAGCAGGCAAATACCCAACCCCATAAAATCTGGGAACCAGACCTGCAGCACGTAGAACTGCTGGAGGAACTGAGCCGCGTGAACAATGAACTGGTCAACGCCCGCCGCGAGCTGATACGGCAGAACATAGAGCTGCACCGCATTCACCGCAAGTCAAGTGAGAACAAACCTACCTGAACCGTTTTTGGGCTTTTTTCTGGAAAAGAAGCCAAAAACGGGTGGATTGAAGCTTTCATTCTTTCTCACCTGACCTTCAAAAATTCCCTTCCTACAATCCCTGCTCTTTCAGAATCCTGAACACTTTCTTGCGCATGTAGAAGAGGCGGCCCGTCATCACCCCAAAGATGATGGCATACGTGAACGCAGACAACATCTGGCCATGAAACCAATGCCCGAACACCCACTTCTTAGAAAATGTGAACAGCAGATAAACCAGCAGCGTGATGATGCTGATGCGGTCAAAGGGTGCTATGATTCTGTTGCTCTCCTCATGCCATTCAATGGTAGAAAGATTGCCCACCAACAAGCCAATAATCTCTCCCAACACCAATCCGCTCATGGCCAGTGGCCAGCCTATGTGATGCGTGTACACATGATAGCTCAGTAACAGGAGCATGAGGCTGGAGAGGCAGGTGAACATGAAAACGCGCACCAGTAATTTGCGCTGGAAGTGTCTATGCAGGGAGAGAGACAATTTGGGCATATAGCGTTTTTGGCCTGTTTTCTGGAAAAGAATGAAAAAATGACAATTTAGTATGCATGCCAACTAAATTTTAGTCATCTTCGTAATCCAAACCCATCATCTTGTTGTACGCCCCTTGGAGCTCAGAGAAGGCGTGCAACTGACCCTGCTGGCGGCTTACCTGCATGCCTTTCTGGTAAGCCTGCTGGGCCAGGGTGGGTTCGTCTAACTGTAAGTAAAGGCTGGCGGCATGGTAGTAAGTTCCCACGTAGTCCGGGTGCTCTGCCAGAAGTTTCTCGTAGAAAAAACGGGCTTTCTCCACGTCAAAAGCACGGTATTCCGTAGCAATGGCGTAGAGCGTGAACGGGTCCTGCGGGTCATCCTGGTAAAAGGCCAGGAGTTGAGCCAATCTGCTGTTAGACGTTTCCATTTGATGAATTATTCTTTAAATTGCCCACAAATTTAATGTAAAATCCACTAACCTTAAGTGAGATGAAATTCTTAGTTTGCATTAGTAACGTACCAGACACCACCACTAAAATCTCGTTTACCCCAGATGGTAAGGATTTTAATACGGCAGGTGTTCAATTCGTGATCAACCCATATGATGAGTACGCGCTAACCCGCGCCATTGAGCTGAAAGAAGCTTTGGGTGGAACAGTAACCGTTTTAAACGTAGGAGAGGCTGACGCCGAACCAAATATCCGCAAGGCCCTGGCCATTGGCGCCGATGACGCCATTAGAGTAAACATCAAACCTACCGACGCTTTCCTTGTTTCTACCCAGATAGCGCACTACGCCAAAGAAGGCGGGTATGACCTTATCCTGATGGGCCGCGAGTCTATTGACTACAACGGTTTTCAGGTGCACGGCATGGTAGGCGAGCTGTTGGGCATTCCAACCATCGCGCCGGCCATGAAGCTGGACATCAACGGCACTACGGCTACCGTAGAGCGTGAGATTGAAGGCGGCAAGGAAATCATTGAAGCCGCTTTGCCATTAGTGGTGAGCGCGCAGCAGCCTATGACCGAGCCAAGAATCCCGAACATGCGTGGTATCATGACGGCCCGTACCAAGCCTTTGCAAGTGGTGGAAGCGGTTGGTCAGGATTCCAAGACGCAGGTGCAGGGGTACCAGTTGCCACCGGCCAAGTCTGGCGTGAAGATGATTGACGCAGAGAATGCCGGTGACTTGATTAAATTATTACGCAACGAAGCTAAAGTTCTATAAGCATGTCAGTTTTAGTAGT
The nucleotide sequence above comes from Nibribacter ruber. Encoded proteins:
- a CDS encoding tetratricopeptide repeat protein; this translates as MMKRLLLLFLGCVGYFTSQAQIAQVNPAAAPVEDSAALAKAADLALLADKLYKAGLEAISQKEYRTAVIDLDSAIALQPTFEQAFMGRAAAYLELKEVQRAIDDYSKVVALNEKNAQAYFSRGRAKYQLQDKAGAAADYQLSLAADLNFYQALYHRGGLHFENGDYKAAVEDYSGVIKINARNGYAYHDRGTAKRLLNDQEGALADYRKAIEVNPDIAIAYVSLGNYKLGKKDYMGAIEEFSRAIERKKDYSLAYNNRGRAKFETGDYSGALADFTKAVQLNPQSAFAFNNRAAAKYKLQDYRGALEDCNSAVQLNPEYGYAYFNRGNAKEMLRDASACQDWEKAVTLKVPAAQAYLLFCPEK
- a CDS encoding tetratricopeptide repeat protein, encoding METSNSRLAQLLAFYQDDPQDPFTLYAIATEYRAFDVEKARFFYEKLLAEHPDYVGTYYHAASLYLQLDEPTLAQQAYQKGMQVSRQQGQLHAFSELQGAYNKMMGLDYEDD
- a CDS encoding electron transfer flavoprotein subunit beta/FixA family protein — protein: MKFLVCISNVPDTTTKISFTPDGKDFNTAGVQFVINPYDEYALTRAIELKEALGGTVTVLNVGEADAEPNIRKALAIGADDAIRVNIKPTDAFLVSTQIAHYAKEGGYDLILMGRESIDYNGFQVHGMVGELLGIPTIAPAMKLDINGTTATVEREIEGGKEIIEAALPLVVSAQQPMTEPRIPNMRGIMTARTKPLQVVEAVGQDSKTQVQGYQLPPAKSGVKMIDAENAGDLIKLLRNEAKVL
- a CDS encoding OmpA family protein, with amino-acid sequence MKKLPFLLACALSAHLATAQNVEFVKENFPQNKEGFKEAKKRLDEGNDIFAATSKKTDDAYRKKFYKDAIAPYLDAYAVNPNNAVLNYRLGVAYLFSDQKAKALPYLEKAKKLNPAIDPELSFYLARAYQMNLEWQKATTDYKKYLATLSTDKGRAKVDVVNKYIRECLSGEKLQKKPVRVFIDNAGEALNSKFADTQPVVSADETVLLFSSRREMMPDGKAQPEKPKVPHDDIYISTKVNGQWTAAKPLDSKINTDKNEQVVAISPDGQRFLFVSDENEGNVFECVLKGKEWDKPEGFGKEINSNGRESWATYSYDGKTIYFVSDRENGIGKGDIYFTTLDAKGNWSKPVNAGPKINTAYEEGSVFMMPDGKTLYFSSEGHNSMGGFDLFKSVLENGQWSEPENLGYPINTPDDDVFLSITANGRYGYMASNRLEKSQGESDLYRITFLGAEKHMVLSTEDDLIASTSLQVAQPVQLPALDLKTPQSILVEGAVLDAKTQKPLEATVEVIDNARKEVIATFTTNSATGKYLVSLPAGKNYGLAIRKDDYVFYSENFQLPAASTFRQVHQPVKLQPLEPGSTLAMQNIFFEEGKAILLPESTHELKALVALLNDKKSLRVEVAGLTLSKDAPQPLSESRAKAILDYLVANGINVKRLQAKGYAYGEPAAETPGTAKDVRLELRFLSK
- a CDS encoding transporter translates to MAKGQAIPADSLKSIETDRPDQTEASSLVPKGFVQIEAGWLRQVNKQEGITTVSQLVPTILVRYGLLPSLELRLLVEHLSIKGKDSHAGSINGMGPVAVGTKIKIAEEQGLLPEMAFIGHLTLRTGKPEFRPAYVVPDFRFSLSHTLSEKLSLGYNVGYEWAPDKAAGQAIYTLSLAREVTDRLGAFIEVFGQKPKQENWQHQLDGGFTFQILPNLQLDTSVGLGLSSSAPDFFVGGGVSVRLPK
- a CDS encoding pyruvate carboxylase; this encodes MKIKKLLVANRGEIAIRVLRACNELGIQTVAIYTYEDRYSLHRYKADEAYQIGKENQPLQPYLNIEEIIRIAKENAVDAIHPGYGFLSENKDFAQASVDNGITFIGPKPQAMAALGDKIAAKKVALEQNVPLIQSNTIDLTSKEIALAEAHRIGYPVMLKAAAGGGGRGMRVIRDDDQLERGFFEAKNEASKAFGDDTLFLEKFVERPKHIEVQVVADTHGNITHLFERDCSVQRRFQKVVEVAPALGLSDRVKEELYDYALRICKAVNYTNVGTVEFLVNPENEEIYFIEVNPRIQVEHTVTEMVTGVDLIKTQIYIADGYNLSDPEINLGPERKIAPTGFAIQCRVTTEDPENDFKPDYGTIIAYRSAGGFGIRLDQGSVYQGAKVSPFFDSLLVKVSAHDNTLQGAAVKMQRTLDEFRLRGVRHNMAFLHNIVSHPVFIQGNATVDFVKDHPELFKFQKSQDRATRLLGFVADTIVNGNPDIKISPPYRNLEKPHIPAFPKHGEYPKGTKDLLTDLGPDKFSQWLRQDKQIHYTDTTFRDAHQSLLATRMRTFDLMKVAEAYAKMHPQTFSMEVWGGATFDVCLRFLHEDPWDRLRQLRQAIPNILLQMLIRGSNGVGYKAYPDNLIEAFVEKSWETGVDLFRIFDSLNWMPGMESCINFVRKRTQGLAEGSICYTGDILNPAKTKYTLDYYLRLGKQLEDAGAHIIAIKDMAGLLKPYAAKELVTALRDTVKLPIHLHTHDTASIQAATYMKAIEADVDVIDVCLGSMSGLTSQPNFNSVVEMMQFQDRHRDFDMKSLNEFSNYWETVREYYYPFESGLKAGTAEVYRHEIPGGQYSNLRPQAQALGLGEKWEQIKETYTEVNQLFGDVIKVTPSSKVVGDMALYLVSNNLTTVDVLEKGDQISFPESVQSFFKGDIGQPEGGFPKKLQKLVLKDEQPYTDRPNDHLPPLDIDATYEEFREKFGRNRNFLDYLSYQLYPKVWEGYCQHEAQYGDVSKLPTRVFFYGMRQGEEYIIDMAKGKSIIVQYMSMTEPDQDGNRTVFFKLNGQTRNIEVRDKSIKVESRENRKIEKGNAKQLGAPLQGLLSKVLVQKDQQVKRNTPLFIIEAMKMETTITAPEDMVVADVHLTDGTLVQADDLVISLN
- a CDS encoding porin family protein, whose amino-acid sequence is MKKIFVLFSFLVVTAATAQAQISLGLKAGISSSSVDIKNASSNTAQFKEDDNITGFHAGAFARIQYMGFHVQPEAVFSASGGKVEIQEAVSGDKTVEEIGFSHLDVPVLFGYTFLKVARVYAGPVASILINSDFGDEKVDKYFDSADWGFQVGAGLDISRLSADVRYERLSRSYADDASNKFDVAGQQIILSLGYKFIGK
- a CDS encoding cobalamin B12-binding domain-containing protein; translation: MPENRRKAAALLKRLEPELVEQTLALVYAQNPDMEARYGEYGKEKCRQDTHYHFSYLIESVGSGSSALFNDYVLWAQQVLETRHLPVKDLHAHLGALKDVVTQNLPIDHYVLVANHLNSALHVLEERHGLPPETEPILSDVAQQYLDFLLNGKRHQAIELVLNEVEKGVPIKEIYLTVFQAVQHQIGRLWQLNKISVAQEHFCTAATQWAMSQLYPQVFGSERNGLKLVSTCASGDLHELGVRMVSDFFEMEGWDTYYLGSNVPVHSLLSALRDQKPDLLLLSATMTYHVPAVEAAIEAVKKAQDLQDIKIMVGGYPFNTAEGLWQQVGADGHSKNAQEALELAQELIKK
- a CDS encoding antibiotic biosynthesis monooxygenase family protein — encoded protein: MFIALSTFTIANDMAPAVKEAFVNRPGLVEGAPGFIRLQVISPTDNPQEIWLITQWTDEESYKVWHRSHLYHASHSGIPKGLKLVPRSAKVRFFEHICE